One window from the genome of Streptococcus salivarius encodes:
- a CDS encoding phosphoribosylformylglycinamidine synthase, which translates to MDKRIFVEKKADFRVKSDSLVKELQHNLQLKTLKDLRIVQVYDVFGLAEDLFARAEKHIFSEQVTDTVLDEATVKADLEKVAFFAIESLPGQFDQRAASSQEALLLLGSSNDVTVNTAQLYLVNKDIDANELEAVKNYLLNPVDSRFKDITVGIAKQDFSESDKTIPNLDFFETYTAEDFAQYKAEQGLAMEVDDLLFIQDYFKSIGRVPTETELKVLDTYWSDHCRHTTFETELKNIDFSASKFEKQLQATYDKYIAMRDELGRTEKPQTLMDMATIFGRYERANGRLDDMEVSDEINACSVEIEVDVNGVKEPWLLMFKNETHNHPTEIEPFGGAATCIGGAIRDPLSGRSYVYQAMRISGAGDITTPIAETRAGKLPQQVISKTAAHGYSSYGNQIGLATTYVREYFHPGFVAKRMELGAVVGAAPKENVVREKPEAGDVIILLGGKTGRDGVGGATGSSKVQTVESVETAGAEVQKGNAIEERKIQRLFRNGDVTRLIKKSNDFGAGGVCVAIGELADGLEIDLDKVPLKYQGLNGTEIAISESQERMAVVVRPEDVDAFVAECNKENIDAVVVATVTEKPNLVMHWNGETIVDLERRFLDTNGVRVVVDAKVVDKDVKLPEERQTSAETLEADTLEVLADLNHASQKGLQTIFDSSVGRSTVNHPLGGRYQITPTEASVQKLPVQHGVTTTASVMAQGFNPYVAEWSPYHGAAYAVIEATARLVAAGANWSKARFSYQEYFERMDKQAERFGQPVSALLGSIEAQIQLGLPSIGGKDSMSGTFEELTVPPTLVAFGVTTADSRKVLSPEFKAAGENIYYIPGQALAQEIDFNLIKSNFAQFEAIQGDHKVTSASAVKYGGVVEALALATFGNHIGATVTLENLETALTAQLGGFVFTSPEEISGVAKIGQTVADFTLTVNDVTLDGHKLDSAFQGKLEEVYPTEFAQATELEEVPAVASDAVIKAKETVETPVVYIPVFPGTNSEYDSAKAFEKEGAKVNLVPFVTLNEEAIVKSVDTMVDNIEKANIIFFAGGFSAADEPDGSAKFIVNILLNEKVRAAIDSFIERGGLIIGICNGFQALVKSGLLPYGNFEDASSTSPTLFYNDANQHVAKMVETRIANTNSPWLAGVEVGDIHAIPVSHGEGKFVVTDEDFAELRDNGQIFTQYVDFEGKPSMDSKYNPNGSVNAIEGITSKNGQIIGKMGHSERFEDGLFQNIPGNKDQHLFASAVKYFTGK; encoded by the coding sequence ATGGATAAACGTATTTTCGTTGAGAAAAAAGCTGATTTTCGTGTGAAATCTGACTCTTTAGTAAAAGAATTACAGCATAATCTTCAGTTGAAAACCTTGAAGGATCTTCGGATCGTTCAGGTTTATGATGTTTTTGGTTTGGCAGAGGATTTGTTTGCGCGTGCGGAAAAACACATCTTCTCTGAGCAGGTGACCGATACTGTTTTGGATGAAGCTACAGTTAAGGCTGATCTTGAGAAGGTTGCTTTCTTTGCGATCGAAAGTTTGCCTGGTCAATTTGACCAACGTGCGGCATCTTCACAGGAAGCTTTGCTGTTGCTTGGTAGCTCAAATGATGTAACGGTGAATACAGCACAATTGTACTTGGTTAACAAGGATATTGATGCGAATGAGTTGGAAGCTGTCAAAAACTACCTTTTGAACCCAGTGGATTCTCGTTTCAAAGATATCACTGTTGGTATTGCGAAACAGGATTTCTCTGAGTCTGACAAGACCATTCCAAACTTGGATTTCTTTGAAACTTATACGGCAGAAGATTTTGCACAGTATAAGGCTGAGCAAGGATTGGCAATGGAAGTGGATGACCTTCTCTTCATTCAAGATTACTTCAAGTCTATTGGACGAGTGCCAACTGAGACGGAGCTTAAGGTTTTGGACACTTACTGGTCTGACCACTGTCGTCATACAACTTTCGAGACGGAGTTGAAGAATATCGACTTCTCAGCTTCTAAATTTGAAAAACAATTGCAAGCGACTTATGACAAGTATATTGCCATGCGGGATGAGCTGGGACGTACCGAAAAACCTCAAACCTTGATGGATATGGCGACTATTTTTGGTCGTTATGAGCGTGCCAATGGTCGTTTGGATGATATGGAAGTGTCTGATGAAATCAATGCCTGCTCTGTTGAAATTGAAGTGGATGTCAATGGTGTCAAAGAGCCATGGCTTCTCATGTTCAAGAACGAAACGCATAACCACCCAACTGAGATCGAACCATTTGGTGGTGCGGCTACTTGTATCGGTGGTGCCATTCGTGACCCATTGTCAGGGCGTTCATATGTTTACCAAGCCATGCGTATCTCAGGTGCTGGTGATATTACAACACCAATTGCTGAAACTCGTGCTGGTAAATTACCACAACAAGTGATTTCTAAAACAGCGGCACACGGTTATTCTTCATACGGTAACCAAATTGGTTTGGCAACAACTTATGTTCGTGAATACTTCCACCCAGGTTTCGTTGCTAAGCGTATGGAGCTAGGTGCAGTTGTCGGTGCGGCTCCTAAAGAAAATGTTGTCCGTGAAAAACCTGAAGCAGGTGATGTGATTATCTTGCTTGGTGGTAAGACTGGACGTGACGGTGTCGGTGGTGCGACAGGTTCTTCTAAAGTTCAAACGGTTGAATCTGTTGAAACAGCTGGTGCTGAAGTTCAAAAAGGGAATGCCATCGAAGAACGTAAGATTCAACGTCTTTTCCGTAATGGGGATGTGACACGTCTTATCAAGAAATCAAATGACTTTGGTGCTGGTGGTGTCTGTGTGGCTATTGGTGAATTGGCAGATGGTCTTGAAATTGATCTAGACAAAGTGCCATTGAAATACCAAGGTTTGAACGGTACAGAAATTGCCATCTCTGAATCTCAAGAACGTATGGCCGTAGTGGTTCGTCCAGAAGATGTAGATGCCTTCGTTGCTGAATGTAACAAAGAAAATATTGATGCTGTTGTTGTTGCGACAGTGACTGAAAAACCAAATCTTGTCATGCACTGGAATGGTGAAACCATCGTTGATTTGGAACGTCGTTTCCTTGATACAAACGGTGTACGTGTGGTTGTAGATGCTAAGGTGGTTGACAAGGATGTCAAGCTTCCAGAAGAACGTCAAACATCTGCTGAAACCCTTGAAGCTGATACTCTTGAAGTCTTGGCTGACCTTAACCATGCCAGTCAAAAAGGTTTACAAACCATCTTTGATAGTTCAGTTGGTCGTTCAACAGTCAATCATCCACTCGGTGGTCGCTACCAAATCACACCAACGGAAGCTTCTGTACAGAAATTGCCAGTCCAACATGGCGTGACAACAACTGCTTCTGTTATGGCGCAAGGATTCAACCCTTATGTAGCAGAATGGTCTCCATATCATGGCGCTGCCTATGCAGTAATCGAAGCAACAGCTCGTTTGGTTGCTGCTGGTGCAAACTGGTCTAAGGCTCGCTTCTCTTATCAGGAATACTTCGAGCGTATGGATAAACAAGCGGAGCGCTTTGGTCAACCAGTATCAGCTCTCCTTGGATCAATCGAAGCTCAGATTCAACTTGGTTTGCCATCTATCGGTGGTAAAGACTCTATGTCTGGTACCTTTGAAGAATTGACAGTACCACCAACCTTGGTTGCTTTTGGGGTAACAACTGCAGATAGCCGTAAGGTTCTTTCTCCAGAATTCAAAGCTGCTGGTGAAAATATTTACTACATTCCTGGTCAAGCTTTGGCACAAGAAATTGACTTCAATCTTATCAAGTCTAACTTTGCTCAATTTGAAGCCATCCAAGGTGACCATAAAGTCACATCTGCATCAGCTGTCAAATATGGTGGTGTCGTTGAAGCTCTTGCCCTTGCAACATTTGGTAACCATATTGGTGCCACTGTAACCCTTGAAAATCTTGAGACTGCCTTGACAGCTCAATTGGGTGGATTCGTCTTCACATCTCCGGAAGAGATTTCAGGTGTTGCCAAGATTGGACAAACAGTAGCTGACTTTACACTAACTGTCAATGATGTAACGCTTGATGGACACAAACTTGACAGTGCCTTCCAAGGTAAATTGGAAGAAGTTTACCCAACGGAATTTGCACAAGCAACTGAGTTGGAAGAAGTGCCAGCTGTGGCATCAGATGCTGTGATCAAAGCTAAAGAAACAGTTGAGACACCAGTAGTTTACATTCCAGTATTCCCAGGTACTAACTCTGAGTACGATTCAGCTAAGGCCTTTGAAAAAGAAGGTGCAAAAGTTAACTTGGTACCATTTGTAACACTTAATGAAGAAGCTATTGTCAAGTCTGTTGACACTATGGTTGACAATATCGAAAAAGCTAACATTATCTTCTTTGCAGGTGGCTTCTCAGCAGCGGATGAACCAGATGGATCAGCTAAATTTATCGTTAACATCTTGCTCAATGAAAAAGTACGTGCAGCCATTGATAGCTTCATCGAACGTGGTGGTTTGATTATTGGCATCTGTAACGGATTCCAAGCCCTTGTTAAATCAGGTCTTCTTCCATACGGTAACTTTGAAGATGCAAGCAGCACGAGTCCAACCCTCTTCTACAATGATGCCAACCAACACGTGGCTAAGATGGTTGAAACACGTATTGCCAACACTAACTCACCATGGCTTGCCGGAGTAGAAGTTGGTGACATCCATGCCATCCCAGTATCACACGGTGAAGGTAAATTTGTCGTGACAGATGAGGACTTTGCAGAGCTTCGTGACAATGGTCAAATCTTTACCCAATATGTTGACTTCGAAGGTAAACCAAGCATGGATTCTAAATACAATCCTAACGGATCTGTGAATGCTATCGAAGGTATCACAAGTAAGAACGGTCAAATTATTGGTAAGATGGGTCACTCAGAACGTTTCGAAGACGGTCTATTCCAAAATATTCCAGGAAATAAAGACCAACACCTCTTTGCGTCAGCGGTTAAATACTTTACTGGAAAATAA
- the purF gene encoding amidophosphoribosyltransferase has translation MTYEVKSLNEECGVFGIWGHPDAAKLTYFGLHSLQHRGQEGAGILSNDAGQLKRHRDMGLLSEVFRDPANLDKLTGTAAIGHVRYATAGEASVDNIQPFMFKFHDGQLGLAHNGNLTNAESLRHELEKNGAILNSTSDSEILAHLIRRSHNPSFMGKVKEALSTVKGGFAYLLMIEDKLIAALDPNGFRPLSLGKMSNGAIVVSSETCAFEGVGAEWIRDVNPGEVVIIDDNGITYDTYTTDTQLAVCSMEYIYFARPDSNIQGVNVHTARKRMGAQLAREFKHEADIVVGVPNSSLSAAMGFAEESGLPNEMGLIKNQYTQRTFIQPTQELREQGVRMKLSAVSGVVKGKRVVMIDDSIVRGTTSRRIVNLLKEAGATEVHVAIGSPALAYPCFYGIDIQTRKELIAANHTVEETREIIGADSLTYLSIDGLIDSIGIDTDAPNGGLCVAYFDGKYPTPLYDYEERYLESLKEHTSFY, from the coding sequence ATGACATACGAAGTTAAATCTCTTAATGAAGAATGTGGTGTTTTTGGTATCTGGGGTCACCCGGATGCTGCCAAATTAACTTATTTCGGACTTCACAGTCTCCAACACCGTGGTCAAGAGGGAGCAGGAATTCTCTCAAATGATGCGGGTCAATTGAAGCGTCATCGTGATATGGGGCTTCTCTCAGAAGTTTTCCGTGATCCAGCCAACTTGGATAAGCTAACTGGAACGGCTGCTATCGGTCATGTTCGTTATGCGACTGCTGGTGAAGCTTCTGTAGACAATATTCAACCATTCATGTTTAAGTTTCACGATGGACAGCTTGGTCTTGCTCATAATGGGAATTTGACTAATGCAGAGTCACTAAGACATGAGTTGGAGAAAAATGGAGCTATCTTAAACTCAACTTCTGACTCAGAAATCTTAGCTCACTTGATTCGCCGTAGCCACAACCCATCATTCATGGGTAAAGTAAAAGAAGCTCTGAGCACTGTTAAAGGTGGATTTGCTTATCTTCTTATGATTGAGGACAAGCTTATTGCAGCTTTGGATCCAAATGGCTTCCGTCCCCTTTCTCTTGGTAAGATGAGCAATGGTGCTATCGTGGTTTCATCTGAAACATGTGCCTTTGAGGGTGTTGGTGCAGAATGGATTCGGGATGTAAATCCAGGTGAGGTTGTTATCATCGATGATAATGGCATCACTTACGATACCTATACAACGGATACACAATTGGCTGTTTGTTCGATGGAGTATATCTACTTTGCCCGTCCTGATTCAAATATCCAAGGGGTCAATGTCCATACAGCTCGTAAACGTATGGGTGCTCAATTGGCACGTGAGTTCAAACATGAAGCAGATATTGTCGTTGGTGTGCCTAATTCATCACTTAGCGCAGCCATGGGATTTGCGGAAGAATCAGGCTTGCCAAATGAAATGGGCTTGATTAAAAACCAATACACCCAACGTACCTTTATCCAACCAACACAAGAATTGCGTGAGCAAGGGGTTCGTATGAAGCTCTCTGCCGTATCCGGTGTTGTTAAAGGAAAACGTGTGGTTATGATTGACGACTCTATTGTACGTGGGACAACATCACGCCGTATCGTTAATTTGCTAAAAGAAGCAGGAGCAACAGAGGTCCACGTGGCAATCGGTAGCCCAGCCCTTGCTTACCCATGTTTCTACGGTATCGATATTCAAACACGTAAGGAATTGATTGCGGCCAATCATACAGTAGAAGAAACTCGCGAAATTATTGGTGCGGATAGCTTGACTTACTTGTCTATTGATGGCTTGATTGATTCTATTGGAATTGACACAGATGCACCAAACGGTGGCCTTTGTGTGGCTTACTTTGATGGTAAATATCCAACACCATTGTATGACTACGAAGAACGCTATTTGGAAAGTTTGAAAGAACACACTTCTTTCTATTAA
- the purM gene encoding phosphoribosylformylglycinamidine cyclo-ligase — translation MMSKNAYAQSGVDVEAGYEVVERIKKHVARTERAGVMGALGGFGGMFDLSKTGVKEPVLISGTDGVGTKLMLAIKYDKHDTIGQDCVAMCVNDIIAAGAEPLYFLDYVATGKNEPAKLEQVVAGVAEGCVQAGAALIGGETAEMPGMYGEDDYDLAGFAVGIAEKSQIIDGSKVAEGDVLLGLASSGIHSNGYSLVRRVFADYTGEEVLPELEGKKLKDVLLEPTRIYVKAALPPIKEELVNGIAHITGGGFIENVPRMFSDDLAAEIDESKVPVLPIFKALEKYGEIKHEEMFEIFNMGIGLMLAVKPENVERVKELLDEPVYEIGRIVKKDGASVVIK, via the coding sequence ATTATGTCTAAAAATGCTTACGCTCAATCGGGTGTAGATGTTGAAGCAGGTTATGAAGTTGTTGAACGTATCAAAAAACACGTTGCTCGTACAGAGCGTGCAGGTGTCATGGGAGCTCTAGGTGGCTTCGGTGGTATGTTCGACCTTTCAAAAACAGGTGTCAAAGAGCCTGTTTTGATCTCAGGTACAGATGGTGTCGGTACTAAACTCATGCTTGCTATTAAGTACGACAAACACGATACTATCGGTCAAGACTGTGTCGCTATGTGTGTTAACGATATCATCGCCGCAGGTGCTGAGCCCCTTTACTTCCTTGACTACGTAGCAACTGGTAAAAATGAACCAGCTAAATTGGAGCAGGTCGTTGCTGGTGTTGCTGAAGGTTGTGTGCAAGCTGGTGCAGCCCTTATTGGTGGTGAAACTGCTGAAATGCCTGGTATGTATGGTGAAGACGACTATGATTTGGCAGGTTTCGCGGTAGGTATCGCAGAAAAATCTCAAATCATCGACGGATCAAAAGTAGCTGAAGGTGACGTGCTTCTTGGACTTGCTTCAAGTGGTATCCACTCAAATGGTTACTCACTCGTGCGTCGTGTCTTTGCGGATTACACAGGTGAAGAAGTTCTCCCAGAACTTGAAGGCAAAAAACTTAAAGACGTTCTTCTTGAACCAACTCGTATCTACGTTAAAGCAGCTTTGCCACCTATCAAAGAAGAATTGGTTAACGGTATTGCCCACATCACAGGTGGTGGTTTCATCGAAAATGTGCCACGTATGTTCTCAGATGACTTGGCTGCTGAAATTGACGAAAGCAAAGTGCCAGTCCTTCCAATTTTCAAAGCCCTTGAAAAATATGGTGAAATCAAACATGAAGAAATGTTTGAAATCTTCAACATGGGTATTGGTCTCATGCTTGCGGTTAAACCAGAAAATGTTGAACGCGTCAAAGAACTTCTTGACGAACCTGTTTATGAAATCGGTCGTATTGTGAAGAAAGATGGCGCAAGTGTGGTGATTAAATAA
- the purN gene encoding phosphoribosylglycinamide formyltransferase codes for MAKKIAVFASGNGSNFQVIAEQFPVEFVFSDHRDAYVLERAKNLNVVSHAFELKEFDNKAAYEEAIVKLLDDHQIDLVCLAGYMKIVGPTLLAAYEGRIINIHPAYLPEFPGAHGIEDAWNAGVDQSGVTIHWVDSGVDTGKVIKQVRVPRLEGDTLDTFETRIHEAEYKLYPEVLDSLGVERY; via the coding sequence ATGGCTAAAAAGATTGCTGTTTTTGCCTCTGGCAACGGCTCAAACTTTCAGGTGATTGCAGAACAATTTCCAGTAGAATTTGTCTTTTCAGATCACCGTGATGCCTATGTCTTAGAACGTGCCAAGAATCTCAATGTGGTTAGCCATGCCTTTGAACTCAAGGAATTTGACAATAAAGCGGCTTATGAAGAGGCTATCGTCAAACTCTTGGATGATCACCAGATTGATTTGGTTTGTTTGGCCGGTTATATGAAAATCGTCGGCCCAACCTTGCTAGCAGCTTATGAAGGCCGTATTATCAATATTCACCCGGCTTATCTCCCTGAATTTCCAGGGGCTCATGGTATTGAGGATGCTTGGAATGCAGGTGTTGACCAGTCTGGTGTAACTATTCACTGGGTGGATTCTGGCGTTGATACCGGAAAGGTCATCAAACAAGTCCGTGTGCCACGCCTTGAAGGTGATACCCTTGATACTTTCGAAACTCGCATCCACGAAGCAGAGTACAAACTCTATCCAGAAGTCTTGGATAGTTTGGGAGTGGAGAGGTATTAA